A region of Micromonospora chokoriensis DNA encodes the following proteins:
- the alr gene encoding alanine racemase: MSALAEALVDLDAIAANVRTIASVTGTDLMAVVKADGFGHGATQVARAALRAGASWLGVTSTSEALALRAAGVTAPTLSWLHSPNDDFGKLINAGVDVGVSTTTHLHAVADAVHRLGVPAMVQLKADTGLSRNGAAGDDWPELVGWARKYEREGGIRVRGVWSHLMDADVPGAPELNRQVTAFEEALRVARSAGLDPELVHLANSAAALSAPRTRYDLCRIGIALYGVDPFGATGPGEFGLHAAMTVRTSVVNVKRVPAGTGVSYGPEHVTGAPTTLALLPLGYADGLPRAAGGRARVWLAGRRCPIVGRIAMDQCVVDAGDLPVAIGDPVVVFGPSEADQDPPTVAEWARWADTNPHEILTGIGARVARDHLHGRARIS, from the coding sequence ATGAGCGCCCTGGCCGAGGCGCTCGTCGACCTCGACGCGATCGCCGCCAACGTGCGGACGATCGCGTCGGTGACCGGCACCGACCTGATGGCGGTGGTGAAGGCCGACGGGTTCGGCCACGGCGCGACGCAGGTGGCGCGGGCGGCCCTTCGCGCCGGCGCGAGCTGGTTGGGGGTGACCTCGACGAGCGAGGCGCTGGCCCTGCGCGCCGCGGGTGTGACCGCGCCCACGTTGAGCTGGCTGCACAGCCCGAACGACGACTTCGGTAAGTTGATCAACGCTGGTGTCGACGTCGGCGTGTCGACGACGACGCACCTGCACGCCGTCGCCGACGCGGTCCACCGGCTCGGCGTACCGGCGATGGTGCAGCTCAAGGCCGACACCGGTCTGTCCCGCAACGGGGCCGCCGGCGACGACTGGCCCGAGTTGGTCGGTTGGGCGCGCAAGTACGAACGGGAGGGTGGGATCCGGGTGCGTGGGGTGTGGTCCCACCTCATGGACGCCGACGTCCCGGGTGCCCCCGAGCTGAACCGCCAGGTGACGGCCTTCGAGGAGGCGCTGCGCGTCGCACGGTCGGCGGGCCTCGACCCCGAACTGGTCCACCTGGCCAACTCGGCGGCCGCGTTGTCGGCGCCACGGACCCGCTACGACCTCTGCCGGATCGGGATCGCGCTGTACGGCGTGGACCCGTTCGGCGCCACCGGCCCGGGCGAGTTCGGGCTGCACGCCGCGATGACGGTGCGGACGAGCGTGGTCAACGTCAAGCGGGTGCCGGCCGGCACCGGCGTCTCCTACGGGCCCGAGCACGTGACCGGGGCACCGACCACTCTGGCGCTGCTGCCGCTCGGGTACGCCGACGGCCTCCCCCGCGCCGCGGGTGGCCGCGCCCGGGTGTGGCTCGCCGGCCGGCGGTGCCCGATCGTCGGGCGCATCGCCATGGACCAGTGCGTGGTCGACGCCGGGGACCTTCCCGTGGCGATCGGCGACCCGGTCGTGGTGTTCGGCCCGAGCGAGGCCGACCAGGACCCGCCGACCGTCGCCGAGTGGGCCCGCTGGGCCGACACCAACCCACACGAGATCTTGACCGGGATCGGGGCCCGGGTGGCCCGCGACCACCTCCACGGAAGGGCACGTATTTCATGA
- a CDS encoding acyltransferase family protein has protein sequence MNQQLTGSPVAELPPDETRVRLRHRHRTGTTRADGRSRRAEWADAAKGACIILVVLWHVVVKDYLQIDWHVGVPVPGLWGTLGEQFLPLRMPLFFTISGVFAANAAQRPWRVVARSRIAGFLYLYALWLLIHTAVLAAAPGLPTDRATSALGVLEQLTITPSNLWYLYALAWYFTIAKATRRVPWALVLVPAGVLSAVAAAGLLDTPGNRGGLYQNLVFFLAGLYLRPRIVRWAETAGRRRLLLTSGGYVLALAAMAAVGAQRWFGVWPAVSVVAVIFGITAAAQLSRWSALSKPLASLGRITLPIYVVHMPVLALLHRLVLVPVSELGASAQGLIVLGYPVLLTGLVIALSLAAHRGLLAVRAGWLFALPGPRRPEAAR, from the coding sequence ATGAACCAACAGCTGACCGGGTCCCCGGTCGCGGAGCTGCCGCCCGACGAGACGCGCGTCCGGCTCCGCCACCGGCACCGGACCGGGACGACCCGCGCGGACGGACGATCGCGGCGGGCGGAGTGGGCCGACGCCGCGAAGGGCGCCTGCATCATTCTCGTCGTCCTGTGGCACGTCGTGGTGAAGGACTACCTACAGATCGACTGGCACGTCGGCGTACCGGTGCCGGGCCTGTGGGGGACGCTGGGCGAGCAGTTCCTCCCGTTGCGGATGCCGCTGTTCTTCACCATCTCGGGCGTCTTCGCGGCGAACGCCGCCCAGCGCCCCTGGCGGGTCGTGGCCCGCAGCCGGATCGCCGGTTTCCTCTACCTGTACGCCCTCTGGCTCCTGATCCACACTGCGGTCCTCGCCGCCGCCCCCGGGCTGCCGACCGACCGCGCCACCTCCGCTCTCGGCGTGCTGGAGCAGCTCACCATCACGCCGTCCAATCTCTGGTACCTGTACGCCCTCGCGTGGTACTTCACGATCGCCAAGGCGACCCGTCGGGTGCCCTGGGCGCTGGTGCTCGTACCCGCCGGGGTGCTGTCCGCCGTCGCCGCCGCCGGCCTGCTCGACACCCCGGGCAACCGTGGTGGCCTCTACCAGAACCTGGTGTTCTTCCTCGCCGGCCTGTACCTGCGACCGCGGATCGTGCGCTGGGCCGAGACCGCCGGGCGACGCCGTCTCCTGCTGACCTCGGGCGGCTACGTCCTCGCGCTCGCCGCGATGGCGGCGGTCGGCGCGCAGCGGTGGTTCGGCGTGTGGCCGGCGGTCTCCGTCGTGGCAGTGATCTTCGGCATAACCGCAGCTGCGCAGCTGTCCCGCTGGTCGGCACTCAGCAAACCGCTGGCTAGTCTCGGCCGCATCACCCTGCCGATCTACGTCGTCCACATGCCGGTCCTGGCTCTGCTGCACCGGCTGGTGCTCGTACCGGTTTCCGAGCTGGGCGCGTCCGCTCAGGGCCTGATCGTGCTCGGATATCCGGTTCTGCTGACCGGCCTGGTGATCGCTCTGAGCCTGGCCGCGCACCGTGGCCTGCTGGCGGTCCGGGCGGGCTGGCTGTTCGCCCTGCCCGGTCCGCGCCGCCCGGAGGCGGCCCGATGA
- a CDS encoding catalase, producing the protein MDSSKPAEAVKNAVKTASGKIADALTPDVPGAPGSAPPTVEEPTTPHDPLPPKPEQGAPQTRTPTGAETGAPPTAKGQQGAYLTTANGARLRDTDHSLKAGPRGPVLLQDHHLREKITHFDHERIPERVVHARGAGAHGVFTAYGTAEAVTRAGFLKKGRETEVFVRFSTVLGSRGSADTVRDTRGFATKFYTDEGTFDLVGNNMPVFFIQDAIKFPDIIHAGKPHPDREIPQAQSAHDTFWDFVSLHTEAQHHALWNMSDRGIPRSYRTMEGFGVHTFRLVNEAGETVLAKFHWKPKLGVHSLTWEEAQMLSGMDPDFHRRDLYDAIEAGAYPEWELGIQVFPDTPEETFAGIDLLDPTKIVPEELAEVQPIGRLVLNRTPTNFFAETEQVAFHLGHLPPGIDVTNDPLLQGRLFSYVDTQLTRLGGPNFAQIPINRPHAAVNDMLRDGFHQHAVHAGVAPYRPNSLDGGNPFPAGDAEQAFVDVPVTVAQAPKVRANPASFDDHYSQARLFWASMSPVEKEHIIRAYTFELGKCYHQAIKERQLRSLAAIDPVLCEQVAAGLGLPAPQPSVPLADVTPSPALSQVGREWPSDGRTVGIVVDPDGDLDGVAEVRRAVFEAGMVPLLIAPRGGLVADLPVQRTFATGRSVEFDAVLLAGAPVPAPDALPARDDKAGRPGPAAVDPRVLLLVEECWRHAKAIGAWGAGVSVLEQVGVAGTPGVVAAGSGAEALTAVQRLMAAHRVWERFPASVA; encoded by the coding sequence GTGGATTCCAGCAAGCCCGCCGAGGCGGTCAAGAACGCCGTGAAGACCGCCTCAGGAAAGATCGCCGACGCCCTGACCCCCGACGTCCCGGGCGCGCCGGGAAGCGCGCCACCAACCGTCGAGGAGCCGACGACGCCGCACGACCCGCTGCCACCGAAGCCGGAACAGGGGGCACCGCAGACGCGTACGCCCACCGGCGCCGAGACCGGCGCGCCGCCCACCGCCAAGGGTCAGCAGGGTGCGTACCTGACGACCGCCAACGGCGCACGACTGCGCGACACGGACCACTCGCTCAAGGCCGGACCGCGTGGCCCGGTGCTGCTCCAGGACCACCACCTCCGCGAGAAGATCACGCACTTCGACCACGAACGCATCCCCGAGCGGGTCGTGCACGCGCGGGGCGCCGGTGCGCACGGCGTGTTCACCGCGTACGGCACCGCCGAGGCGGTCACCCGGGCCGGGTTCCTGAAGAAGGGGCGGGAGACCGAGGTCTTCGTACGCTTCTCCACAGTGCTCGGGTCGCGCGGCTCGGCCGACACCGTCCGCGACACCCGCGGCTTCGCGACGAAGTTCTACACCGATGAGGGCACCTTCGACCTGGTCGGCAACAACATGCCGGTGTTCTTCATCCAGGACGCCATCAAGTTCCCCGACATCATCCACGCCGGCAAGCCGCACCCGGACCGGGAGATCCCGCAGGCGCAGAGCGCCCACGACACCTTCTGGGACTTCGTGTCGCTGCACACCGAGGCGCAACACCACGCACTGTGGAACATGTCCGACCGGGGCATCCCGCGCTCCTACCGCACGATGGAGGGCTTCGGCGTGCACACCTTCCGCCTCGTCAACGAGGCCGGGGAGACGGTGCTCGCCAAGTTCCACTGGAAGCCGAAGCTGGGCGTGCACTCCCTCACCTGGGAGGAGGCCCAGATGCTGAGCGGGATGGATCCGGACTTCCACCGTCGCGACCTCTACGACGCCATCGAGGCCGGCGCGTACCCGGAGTGGGAGCTGGGCATCCAGGTCTTCCCCGACACCCCCGAGGAGACCTTCGCCGGCATCGACCTGCTCGATCCGACGAAGATCGTGCCGGAGGAGTTGGCCGAGGTGCAGCCGATCGGCAGGCTGGTCCTCAACCGGACGCCGACGAACTTCTTCGCCGAGACCGAGCAGGTCGCCTTCCACCTGGGCCACCTCCCGCCGGGCATCGACGTCACGAACGACCCGCTGTTGCAGGGCCGGCTCTTCTCGTACGTCGACACGCAGCTCACCCGGCTGGGTGGGCCGAACTTCGCGCAGATCCCGATCAACCGCCCGCACGCGGCGGTGAACGACATGCTGCGCGACGGGTTCCACCAGCACGCCGTGCACGCGGGCGTCGCGCCGTACCGACCGAACTCGCTCGACGGCGGCAACCCCTTCCCCGCGGGCGACGCCGAGCAGGCGTTCGTCGACGTGCCGGTCACCGTCGCGCAGGCGCCCAAGGTACGGGCGAACCCGGCCTCGTTCGACGACCACTACAGCCAGGCACGCCTGTTCTGGGCGAGCATGTCGCCGGTCGAGAAGGAGCACATCATCCGGGCGTACACCTTCGAGCTGGGCAAGTGCTACCACCAGGCGATCAAGGAACGCCAACTGCGCAGCCTCGCCGCCATCGACCCGGTGCTGTGCGAGCAGGTCGCCGCCGGTCTGGGCCTGCCCGCACCGCAGCCCAGCGTGCCGCTCGCCGACGTCACGCCCAGCCCGGCGCTGTCGCAGGTCGGCCGGGAGTGGCCGAGCGACGGTCGTACCGTCGGGATCGTGGTCGACCCGGACGGTGACCTGGACGGTGTCGCCGAGGTCCGGCGGGCCGTGTTCGAGGCCGGCATGGTGCCGTTGCTCATCGCCCCGCGCGGTGGCCTGGTCGCCGACCTGCCGGTGCAGCGGACCTTCGCCACCGGCCGGTCGGTCGAGTTCGACGCGGTCCTGCTGGCCGGAGCGCCGGTGCCCGCACCGGACGCCCTCCCCGCCCGCGACGACAAGGCGGGCCGCCCCGGCCCGGCCGCCGTGGATCCCCGCGTGCTGCTGCTCGTCGAGGAGTGCTGGCGGCACGCCAAGGCGATCGGCGCCTGGGGCGCCGGCGTCAGCGTGTTGGAGCAGGTCGGGGTGGCCGGCACCCCCGGCGTCGTCGCGGCGGGCTCCGGTGCCGAGGCCCTGACGGCGGTGCAGCGGTTGATGGCCGCGCACCGGGTGTGGGAACGGTTCCCGGCCTCGGTGGCCTGA
- a CDS encoding alpha/beta hydrolase family protein, with protein sequence MSSPTTTRPRSVAARLGLSAALVAGVVLAGPSGAAQAAGPYERGPAPTTAILEASRGPFATASQSVSSLGVTGFGGGVIYYPTSTSEGTFGAIAISPGYTASWSSISWLGPRIASHGFVVIGIETNTRLDQPDSRGRQLLAALDYLTQRSSVRSRIDSSRLAVAGHSMGGGGSLEAASSRPSLQAAVPLAPWNLDKSWSELRVPTLIIGGESDSVAPVATHSVPFYNSIPSSAEKAYLELNGASHFFPQTTNTPTGRQMVAWLKRFVDDDTRYEQFLCPGPSGSAIQEYRNTCPSA encoded by the coding sequence GTGTCCTCACCAACCACCACCCGTCCCCGTTCCGTCGCCGCCCGGCTCGGTCTGTCCGCCGCTCTGGTCGCCGGCGTCGTCCTGGCCGGACCGTCCGGTGCCGCACAGGCCGCCGGCCCGTACGAGCGGGGCCCCGCTCCGACCACCGCCATCCTGGAAGCCAGCCGAGGGCCCTTCGCCACGGCGTCGCAGAGTGTGTCCTCGCTCGGCGTCACCGGCTTCGGCGGCGGCGTCATCTACTACCCGACCAGCACCAGCGAGGGCACCTTCGGCGCCATCGCCATCTCACCCGGCTACACCGCCTCGTGGTCCAGCATCAGCTGGCTCGGGCCGCGGATCGCCTCGCACGGTTTCGTGGTGATCGGCATCGAGACCAACACCCGCCTGGACCAGCCGGACAGCCGGGGGCGGCAGTTGCTCGCCGCGCTGGACTACCTCACCCAGCGCAGCTCGGTGCGCAGCCGGATCGACAGCAGTCGACTCGCGGTGGCCGGTCACTCCATGGGCGGCGGAGGCAGTCTGGAGGCGGCCTCGTCGCGGCCGTCGCTTCAGGCCGCGGTGCCGCTGGCGCCGTGGAACCTGGACAAGAGCTGGTCCGAGCTGCGGGTGCCCACGCTGATCATCGGCGGCGAGAGCGACAGCGTCGCACCCGTCGCGACGCACTCGGTGCCGTTCTACAACAGCATCCCGTCGTCCGCCGAGAAGGCGTACCTGGAGTTGAACGGGGCGAGCCACTTCTTCCCGCAGACCACGAACACGCCCACCGGCCGGCAGATGGTGGCCTGGCTGAAGCGGTTCGTCGACGACGACACCCGCTACGAGCAGTTCCTCTGCCCCGGCCCGAGCGGCTCGGCCATTCAGGAGTACCGCAACACCTGTCCCAGCGCCTGA
- a CDS encoding ABC transporter ATP-binding protein: MERGLELHHIGVRFGGLTALDDVSLRVPPNRVVGVIGPNGAGKTTLFNVICGFVAPETGSLTLDGRPLRPRPHRLTRLGIARTLQGTGLFAGLSVLENVMTGASHTARAGFVPALLGLPASDRDERRLRQHALDILDGLGIAAHAEAAPTTLPFAVRQGVALARALAARPRLLLLDEPAGGLGADDITELAELIRGLPRRDDDPCAVLLVEHHMDLVMAVCDELVVLDFGRVIAAGTPDEVRDDPAVTDAYLGAAVEEATQ; the protein is encoded by the coding sequence ATGGAGCGCGGCCTCGAACTGCACCACATCGGCGTCCGTTTCGGCGGCCTCACCGCCCTCGACGACGTCTCGCTGCGGGTGCCACCCAACCGGGTGGTGGGCGTGATCGGGCCCAACGGCGCGGGCAAGACCACGCTGTTCAACGTGATCTGCGGCTTCGTCGCGCCGGAGACGGGTTCGCTCACCCTCGACGGTCGGCCGCTGCGCCCACGGCCGCACCGGCTGACCCGGCTCGGCATCGCCCGCACCCTCCAGGGCACCGGACTCTTCGCCGGTCTGAGTGTGCTGGAGAACGTGATGACCGGCGCCTCGCACACCGCCCGTGCGGGGTTCGTCCCGGCGCTGCTCGGGCTGCCGGCCAGCGACCGTGACGAGCGCCGGCTACGCCAGCACGCCCTGGACATCCTCGACGGTCTCGGCATCGCCGCGCACGCCGAGGCCGCACCGACCACACTGCCCTTCGCGGTACGCCAGGGGGTCGCCCTGGCCCGCGCGCTCGCCGCCCGACCCCGGCTGCTCCTGCTCGACGAGCCCGCCGGTGGCCTCGGCGCCGACGACATCACCGAGCTGGCGGAGCTGATCCGCGGGCTTCCCCGGCGGGACGACGACCCCTGCGCGGTGCTGCTCGTCGAGCACCACATGGACCTGGTGATGGCGGTCTGCGACGAGCTGGTGGTGCTCGACTTCGGCCGGGTGATCGCCGCCGGCACTCCGGACGAGGTCCGGGACGACCCGGCGGTCACCGACGCCTACCTCGGTGCCGCCGTCGAGGAGGCCACCCAGTGA
- a CDS encoding ABC transporter ATP-binding protein: MTGTDLLVVRGLVAGYGAAPVLQAVDLTVPAGTIAAVVGANGAGKTTLLRALSGMIRPAAGQVVLAGEDLRGTPVEQLVRRGMAHVPEGRGVISELTVDENLRLGGLWRRDRADAGRALDEVYELFEPLARRRRHLGHQLSGGERQMLALGRALVGRPRLLLLDEPSLGLAPRVVARTMALLRQLRDRTGLTVLLVEQNVRSALAVADQGIVMSLGRVVIAAPAAKLRDDVDLRHAYLGF, from the coding sequence ATGACCGGCACCGATCTGCTCGTCGTGCGCGGGCTGGTGGCCGGTTACGGCGCCGCGCCCGTGTTGCAGGCCGTCGACCTCACCGTCCCGGCGGGCACGATCGCCGCGGTCGTCGGGGCCAACGGCGCCGGCAAGACGACCCTGCTGCGTGCGCTCTCCGGCATGATCCGTCCGGCCGCCGGCCAGGTCGTCCTGGCCGGGGAGGACCTACGGGGTACGCCGGTGGAGCAGCTCGTCCGACGCGGCATGGCGCACGTGCCGGAGGGCCGGGGTGTGATCAGCGAGTTGACCGTCGACGAGAACCTGCGCCTCGGTGGGCTGTGGCGGCGCGACCGGGCCGACGCCGGACGGGCCCTGGACGAGGTCTACGAGCTGTTCGAGCCCCTGGCCCGTCGCCGCCGGCACCTCGGACACCAGCTCTCCGGCGGTGAGCGTCAGATGCTCGCGCTCGGCCGGGCCCTGGTCGGTCGCCCCCGCCTGCTGCTGCTGGACGAGCCGTCGCTCGGCCTGGCGCCCCGGGTGGTCGCCCGGACCATGGCCCTGCTCCGCCAGCTCCGCGACCGCACCGGCCTGACCGTGTTGCTGGTCGAGCAGAACGTCCGCAGCGCGCTCGCCGTCGCCGACCAGGGGATCGTGATGTCTCTCGGCCGGGTGGTGATCGCCGCCCCGGCGGCGAAGCTGCGCGACGACGTCGACCTGCGCCACGCGTACCTCGGTTTCTGA
- a CDS encoding branched-chain amino acid ABC transporter permease: MDRFVFLTVDGLSRGAVYAAFALALVLIWRAARVVNFAQGAMAVAAAYVAYSVAAATGSYWLGFVVAIVAGLLLGALVDRVVMRHVDHASPLNPVIVALGLVLLIQAVLGMVYGNEFRPAEAPFSRAALSVGGVAVLSPYDLFVFATIGVVVSALAWMFARTPVGLRMRAAAFAPEVSRLLGVNVGGMLTLGWALASGVGALAAMLVIPTELGLHPHAMDLVFVSAFTAAVVGGLDSPPGAVVGGLVVGLLLSYVSGYAGSDLTPLAVLVLLLAVLLVRPGGLFAPVAARRV, from the coding sequence TTGGACCGCTTCGTCTTCCTCACCGTCGACGGCCTGTCCCGGGGCGCGGTGTACGCCGCGTTCGCGCTGGCCCTGGTGCTCATCTGGCGGGCGGCGCGGGTCGTCAACTTCGCCCAGGGCGCGATGGCCGTCGCCGCCGCGTACGTCGCGTACTCCGTCGCTGCCGCGACCGGTTCCTACTGGCTGGGCTTCGTGGTCGCGATCGTCGCCGGCCTGCTGCTCGGTGCGCTGGTGGACCGCGTCGTGATGCGGCACGTCGACCATGCCTCACCGCTCAACCCGGTGATCGTCGCGCTCGGGCTGGTGCTGTTGATCCAGGCCGTGCTGGGCATGGTGTACGGCAACGAGTTCCGCCCCGCCGAGGCGCCGTTCAGCAGGGCCGCGCTCAGCGTGGGCGGTGTCGCCGTGCTGTCGCCGTACGATCTGTTCGTCTTCGCCACGATCGGGGTGGTGGTCAGCGCCCTCGCGTGGATGTTCGCGCGTACCCCGGTGGGGTTGCGGATGCGGGCGGCGGCCTTCGCGCCCGAGGTGTCCCGGCTGCTCGGGGTCAACGTCGGTGGCATGTTGACCCTCGGGTGGGCGCTGGCGTCCGGGGTGGGCGCGCTGGCCGCCATGCTGGTCATCCCGACGGAGCTGGGCCTGCATCCGCACGCGATGGACCTGGTGTTCGTCTCCGCGTTCACCGCGGCGGTGGTGGGTGGGCTGGACAGCCCGCCGGGCGCTGTGGTCGGCGGGCTGGTGGTGGGTCTGCTGCTCTCCTATGTGAGCGGCTACGCCGGCAGTGACCTCACGCCGCTCGCGGTGCTGGTCCTGCTGCTGGCGGTGCTGCTGGTCCGGCCCGGCGGGTTGTTCGCCCCGGTCGCGGCGAGGCGGGTGTGA
- a CDS encoding branched-chain amino acid ABC transporter permease, which translates to MSATKAALPPRQRSDDAAGRPVNRRRGSTVLRHLAIVLVVGLVLVGVSYAVEPFRNFQLATVAAYLCATAGLTVLTGLNGQLSLGHGALMATGAYTVALCQNAFADRGMTGGWLLPLSLVAAIVSTVAVGAVVGVAAARLRGPYLAGVTLAVAIVVPALAVTFDGVFNGEQGLSVPVEPPPLALGPYFPYERWQLWLTGAATLLALLLLANLIRSRYGRTFRAVRDDEVAARLAGIHVARTQVLAFVVSAATAGLGGALLAVLAQSVSPGAFSLTLSLFLLMAVVIGGLGRLTGALWGAVLLVALPDLTHSVTEMLTLSPAVAQRLEGNLPLAIFGLTLIVVMIAAPGGVQGLLSRLGRRLRARRS; encoded by the coding sequence GTGAGCGCCACGAAGGCGGCGCTGCCGCCGAGGCAGCGGTCGGACGACGCCGCCGGGCGTCCCGTCAACCGGAGACGCGGCTCGACAGTGCTGCGCCACCTCGCGATCGTGCTGGTCGTCGGGTTGGTGCTGGTGGGGGTCAGCTACGCCGTCGAGCCGTTCCGGAATTTTCAGCTCGCCACGGTGGCGGCCTACCTCTGCGCGACTGCCGGGTTGACCGTCCTCACCGGCCTCAACGGTCAACTGTCGCTCGGGCACGGGGCGTTGATGGCCACCGGTGCGTACACGGTGGCCCTGTGTCAGAACGCGTTCGCCGACCGGGGGATGACCGGCGGCTGGCTGTTGCCGCTCTCGCTGGTCGCGGCGATCGTCAGCACTGTCGCGGTCGGCGCGGTGGTGGGTGTGGCCGCGGCCCGGCTACGCGGCCCCTACCTGGCCGGGGTGACCCTCGCGGTGGCCATCGTCGTGCCGGCGCTGGCGGTGACCTTCGACGGTGTGTTCAACGGGGAGCAGGGGTTGTCCGTGCCGGTGGAGCCGCCGCCGTTGGCGCTCGGCCCGTACTTCCCCTACGAGCGGTGGCAGCTCTGGCTCACCGGGGCGGCGACCCTGCTCGCCCTGCTGTTGCTGGCCAACCTCATCCGCAGCCGGTACGGGCGGACCTTCCGGGCGGTCCGGGACGACGAGGTGGCCGCCCGTCTCGCCGGCATCCACGTGGCCCGCACCCAGGTCCTCGCGTTCGTGGTCAGTGCCGCCACCGCCGGACTCGGCGGCGCGCTGCTGGCGGTCCTCGCGCAGAGCGTCTCCCCGGGGGCGTTCTCGCTGACCCTGTCGCTGTTCCTGTTGATGGCCGTGGTGATCGGTGGTCTCGGCCGTCTCACCGGCGCGTTGTGGGGTGCCGTCCTGCTGGTCGCCCTGCCCGACCTCACCCACTCCGTGACGGAGATGCTCACGCTCTCGCCCGCCGTGGCGCAGCGGCTGGAGGGCAACCTCCCGCTGGCGATCTTCGGCCTCACCCTGATCGTCGTCATGATCGCCGCTCCCGGCGGTGTGCAGGGACTGCTGTCCCGTCTTGGTCGGCGCCTGCGGGCCCGGCGTTCCTGA
- a CDS encoding ABC transporter substrate-binding protein translates to MHRLAQRGLAIASTIALLAAAAGCSGDDGSGPGGASVPGVTDTEVVVGTHMPLTGPASAGYSKIAPATKAYFDYVNANGGVHGRKITYKIMDDGYNPANTQQVVRQLVLQDKVFAILNGLGTPTHTGVLDFLKSNRVPDLFVASGSRSWDQPDKYPGTFGFNPDYTVEGKILANYAKRDLAGQKVCFLGQDDDFGRDSLAGVEKVLGAGAVAVKQTYVTSNTNVAPQIGAFKAAGCQVVVLATVPGFTALSVGTAARLGFKPQWLVSNVGADHPTLAKQLGAAAPLLEGMVGTNYLPMQNDTANPWIQLFTKVNKEHNGDAPFDGNTVYGMSVGYLFVQTLLAAGKDLTREKVLQAVQKGGFQGPGLVPLRFSEKDHSGYGGQRLSRVTGGVQSYFGPAYETDEADGAVTEYTVAPAAPPANGVPTVS, encoded by the coding sequence ATGCACCGTTTGGCACAACGTGGTCTCGCGATCGCCAGCACCATCGCCCTGTTGGCCGCCGCCGCTGGTTGCAGCGGTGACGACGGTTCCGGTCCCGGCGGAGCGTCCGTGCCGGGCGTCACCGACACCGAGGTCGTCGTCGGCACCCACATGCCGCTCACCGGGCCGGCCTCGGCGGGCTACTCGAAGATCGCCCCGGCGACGAAGGCGTACTTCGACTATGTCAACGCCAACGGCGGTGTGCACGGCCGGAAGATCACCTACAAGATCATGGACGACGGCTACAACCCGGCGAACACCCAGCAGGTGGTCCGTCAGCTCGTCCTGCAGGACAAGGTCTTCGCCATCCTCAACGGCCTCGGCACGCCGACGCACACCGGCGTGCTCGACTTCCTGAAGAGCAACCGGGTGCCCGACCTGTTCGTCGCCTCCGGCAGCCGCAGCTGGGACCAGCCGGACAAGTATCCCGGCACGTTCGGGTTCAACCCGGACTACACGGTGGAGGGCAAGATCCTCGCCAACTACGCGAAGCGGGACCTGGCCGGGCAGAAGGTGTGCTTCCTCGGCCAGGACGACGACTTCGGCCGGGACAGCCTGGCCGGTGTGGAGAAGGTGCTCGGCGCTGGTGCCGTGGCGGTGAAGCAGACGTACGTCACCAGCAACACCAACGTCGCTCCGCAGATCGGCGCGTTCAAGGCGGCCGGATGCCAGGTCGTCGTGCTCGCCACGGTGCCGGGCTTCACCGCGCTCTCCGTCGGCACCGCGGCCCGGCTGGGCTTCAAGCCGCAGTGGCTGGTCTCCAACGTCGGCGCCGACCACCCGACCCTGGCCAAGCAACTCGGTGCCGCCGCGCCGCTGCTGGAGGGCATGGTCGGCACCAACTACCTGCCGATGCAGAACGACACCGCGAACCCGTGGATCCAGCTCTTCACGAAGGTCAACAAGGAGCACAACGGGGACGCCCCGTTCGACGGCAACACCGTCTACGGCATGTCGGTCGGCTACCTCTTCGTGCAGACGTTGCTCGCTGCCGGCAAGGACCTCACCCGCGAGAAGGTGCTCCAGGCCGTGCAGAAGGGCGGCTTCCAGGGCCCCGGGCTGGTGCCGCTGCGCTTCTCCGAGAAGGACCACTCAGGCTACGGCGGTCAGCGCCTGAGCCGGGTGACCGGGGGAGTGCAGAGCTACTTCGGGCCGGCGTACGAGACCGACGAGGCCGACGGTGCGGTCACCGAGTACACCGTCGCTCCGGCCGCGCCGCCGGCGAACGGGGTGCCGACCGTCTCCTGA